From the Anopheles merus strain MAF unplaced genomic scaffold, AmerM5.1 LNR4000037, whole genome shotgun sequence genome, one window contains:
- the LOC121601202 gene encoding serine/threonine-protein kinase ATM-like translates to MASSSSSSSSSSRMSVMDRDLCLLLVEMSSEKVTVRQKAFNKMSTILNNREDDFLDYMASDAFETQWCAVLDAAYHGIQKQSYAITTQVQSKNHDYVVVLHKLVELAMDRDAPQLPHSQLIGCFVRAINDQAMRDSFGVCFLHVLNKFVLCSKWCLTPVSYEHWKEILDCCLVMLDTAHVPKHLAANCLSLAVVKFLANCSMQTLLADYLSRLIVHLRQAVNEKKSNVLCDLINIALYITEAIAVDCKAKIIAFLESLVPCTVKLYKEANLRKEQKVSLFRLMHLSLIMLYPGGKSHTLAKPLTRDGLQQVEDDEARRKTLREYHYILTSEMKARDQSSFFGSNEAPFADGFIDFAARLCYTVYWNEDNWKESSGEETAAKRNKQFNKLQSIMEMVGTAPNQLNLRWLYILSAVLDRYEAALTSDDYAQLLQLLCNVQPSLQSPHEHDAFYQCCSVLLAFEQKSTHRSLNTAAASGESIGELWAKMIAAAFRACTNTAARTCAKSNLLLQLLIRHRKYPNVGFLNSTVLEAFYTYAVEKTNLNVGTVLSILETVGNAECLGSVDGVLTKLLNYLYPQTRETQSKAILHAKERLSAKTLARISILCVVTTCCAMDETERHTHAGVHDTFYRERDGQLQTLEQRLRYHSLEELLALEQHKKEGIDAESPQGSARISYNINEPLFLRLCEVVSFDKHILPDGNYFLADGLACICDDLELYLEMLNILQLHAAYDEQQCTRSPLYKKVLLKFDLLNGGFERLLKNDAASTLNLIKTRNLAERLLAIFRVPYHPSVRKLLQQTEHTFIMRWAIGQISLKEGEDSQCVTVLQPDKLATEEQMQRCFLHVVAEYLQYEGPSLNEAHELLDRLELNVFSSLDLFYLFDLCRILLAQTSHEVVAVWVLRNLVDVCKNHYTNPDITEQIIDLYGALTAFVSPYEDMIRNVTIVLYSFVKQCAKHTYSTELQVKILAQVKYLLRAYPQHIRTPTHESIYNGLVPLLSSPSYRIKLEAVRNILHFMQLEWSHPDLSSVPCSFYEFQLQLYDQIQFEELLATDGGMDMNDERMNVISGCLQLLLGIFRISFMLRRRALCDFVLLVQLGSVNDDKMANTIRLMRTSSDIDFCQLLQANLDTVLELWLTKGNRLLHFPFRLAGKIATIEEFIQLFKKNISFVILCMQPERFEQFCKSIGVQQAEMVKSILPKCVSFLLPKYAKCEGMAPKYDAIASRMHKALAPIISTVDLKDYVSEIIKHLTHRLNDHVELGKLLDQDLPSCFVADLSLSKATYSTALEHLKQSVWGSQSFKYTLLSNLCFKNSSPIERTLTDVKRWLWAADEPEQKMVHLFQYTVFLDHLKEYIGQQKERAFKPYLVRDVVYFLCNLLSSFPALRLATLNSFGRFLEHVVASSDACELLSEHLHFIVSSLLEVENVDPASEISQKSLTLLRFLILQHSAAFAGAIGKLNYLPKDERFDQLRLAISRQKTIGHENVLPREEIAALIELPNLRYEDLAALKIVLTTKKKDLKLLCDELSEQSASSGANGESVLHRLVYTLLEVVRSSPFDKRSMEALRCLSEIGPIDLGTMLLKSDAEMIAYDTINNSKEAIERCAAVLLSELNELITNRNVPVANYASLICYKMLYGKTFHALAAKLPTLHPFLGTSAEEIKLFTRTTGRSLSLRPMLANERIEYSAFVQQLSAALLSFLGNTMIKKLAEQETTFVEKLVPLLVQITIKQFEESIIDSMGSFINEFFNEFAAIQNEVHNIFNDPKAIQLMLTIVECVRIHNQCFPQYKISVNYLRIAQASQFCQAHFKAILYGDLWYREEEEQGKHDAKRHPELQNIMKSCHLAIGVNDAVKSFLNPIQERMEYYRLEQNYARCLVMQDASTPWSQDTALDSAGTQNAILQTLKDSSLYGLARSLHVAPQQIDYECAWRLSDWNVLVDADGGVGPNVPKRAPAAGSSALLLQSRSFERAHYKALKCLQLRDELAVESAIVAAQRAVSELFKLTSIVVIIVFNRMNCGN, encoded by the exons ATGGCCTCTtcctcgtccagcagcagcagcagcagcagaatgtcGGTGATGGACCGCGACCTctgtctgctgctggtggagatGTCGTCCGAGAAGGTAACCGTGCGGCAGAAGGCGTTCAACAAGATGAGCACCATCCTGAACAACCGGGAGGACGATTTTCTCGACTACATGGCATCGGATGCGTTCGAGACGCAGTGGTGCGCGGTGCTGGATGCGGCTTACCACGGCATACAGAAGCAGAGCTACGCCATTACGACCCAGGTGCAGAGCAAGAACCACGACTACGTCGTGGTGCTGCACAAGCTCGTTGAGCTGGCGATGGATCGGGATGCGCCGCAGCTACCGCACAGCCAGCTGATCGGGTGCTTTGTGCGCGCGATCAACGATCAAGCGATGCGGGACAGTTTTGGTGTGTGCTTTCTGCACGTGCTGAACAAGTTCGTGCTGTGCTCCAAGTGGTGCCTAACGCCGGTGAGCTACGAGCACTGGAAAG aaattcttGACTGCTGTTTAGTGATGCTGGATACAGCGCACGTACCAAAGCACTTGGCGGCCAACTGTCTCTCGCTGGCTGTGGTGAAATTTTTAGCCAACTGCTCGATGCAAACACTGCTGGCGGACTATTTGAGCCGGCTGATTGTCCACCTGCGCCAGGCGGTAAACGAGAAGAAAAGTAACGTTTTATGCGATCTGATAAACATAGCTTTGTACATAACAGAAGCG ATAGCGGTGGATTGTAAGGCGAAGATCATTGCATTCTTGGAGTCGCTCGTTCCATGCACGGTGAAACTTTACAAGGAAGCAAACTTGCGCAAGGAACAGAAAGTGTCACTGTTCCGGTTGATGCATCTGTCGCTGATAATGTTGTACCCGGGAGGAAAATCTCATACCCTTGCCAAACCACTGACCCGAGACGGTTTGCAGCAGGTCGAGGACGATGAAGCGCGAAGGAAAACGTTGCGCGAATATCATTACATACTGACGAGTGAAATGAAGGCACGGGATCAGAGTTCGTTCTTTGGCTCGAATGAGGCCCCTTTTGCTGATGGTTTCATTGACTTTGCCGCCCGGTTGTGTTATACG GTGTACTGGAACGAGGATAATTGGAAGGAATCTAGCGGCGAAGAAACGGCcgcaaagcgaaacaaacagtttaacaAACTGCAAAGCATCATGGAGATGGTCGGTACTGCTCCAAATCAGCTTAATTTGCGTTG GTTGTACATCCTTTCTGCGGTTCTAGACAGATATGAGGCAGCACTTACTAGCGACGACTATGCGCAACTGTTGCAACTGTTGTGCAATGTGCAACCGAGCCTACAATCGCCGCACGAGCATGATGCTTTCTACCAGTGCTGTTCCGTGCTGCTCGCGTTCGAACAAAAGTCAACCCATCGATCGTTGAACACAGCGGCGGCCAGCGGTGAATCGATTGGCGAGCTTTGGGCCAAAATGATAGCCGCTGCGTTCCGTGCCTGCACCAACACCGCCGCAAGAACGTGCGCTAAATCCAATCTCCTGCTGCAGCTATTGATTCGCCATCGAAAGTATCCGAACGTCGGCTTTCTAAACAGCACCGTGCTGGAAGCCTTTTACACCTATGCCGTGGAGAAGACGAACCTTAACGTCGGCACGGTGCTGTCCATCCTGGAGACGGTGGGCAACGCCGAGTGTCTCGGCAGTGTCGACGGTGTGCTGACCAAGCTGCTCAACTATCTCTATCCGCAGACGCGCGAAACACAGTCGAAAGCGATACTACACGCAAAGGAGCGGCTGAGCGCAAAGACGCTGGCACGCATTTCGATCCTTTGCGTGGTGACTACATGTTGCGCAATGGATGAGACAgagcggcacacacacgccggagTGCACGATACCTTTTACCGGGAGCGAGACGGGCAGTTGCAAACGCTCGAGCAAAGACTTCGCTACCATAGTTTAGAGGAATTGCTAGCGTTGGAGCAGCACAAAAAGGAAGGGATTGATGCGGAATCACCCCAAGGCAGCGCACGAATCTCTTACAACATAAACGAACCACTGTTTTTGCGCCTGTGTGAGGTAGTAAGCTTCGACAAGCATATCCTGCCCGATGGGAATTATTTTCTAGCCGATGGATTGGCATGCATCTGCGACGATTTGGAGTTGTACCTGGAGATGCTCAACATTTTGCAGCTGCACGCCGCGTACGATGAGCAGCAGTGCACCAGGAGCCCACTGTACAAAAAGGTTCTGCTCAAGTTCGACCTACTAAACGGTGGATTTGAGCGGCTGTTGAAAAACGATGCGGCCTCCACGCTAAATCTCATCAAAACCAGGAACCTTGCCGAGCGATTGTTGGCCATCTTTCGTGTCCCTTACCATCCGTCGGtaaggaagctgctgcagcaaaccgAACACACGTTCATTATGCGATGGGCAATCGGGCAGATCAGTCTGAAGGAGGGGGAGGATTCGCAGTGCGTGACCGTGTTGCAGCCGGATAAACTGGCCACGGAAGAGCAAATGCAGCGATGTTTCCTCCACGTCGTAGCGGAATATCTGCAGTACGAAGGGCCAAGCCTGAACGAGGCTCACGAGCTGCTGGATCGGTTGGAACTGAATGTGTTCAGCAGTTTGGATTTGTTCTATCTGTTTGATCTGTGTCGAATACTGCTGGCGCAAACTTCCCATGAGGTGGTGGCCGTATGGGTACTGAGAAACCTGGTAGATGTGTGCAAAAACCACTACACCAATCCTGACATTACGGAGCAGATTATCGATCTGTACGGTG CTTTAACCGCCTTCGTGAGCCCGTACGAAGACATGATCCGCAACGTAACGATCGTGCTGTACTCGTTCGTAAAACAGTGCGCCAAACACACGTACTCTACCGAGCTGCAGGTGAAGATACTGGCGCAGGTGAAGTATCTGCTCCGCGCTTACCCGCAGCACATCCGTACGCCAACGCACGAGAGCATCTACAACGGATTGGTGCCGTTGCTGAGCAGCCCAAGCTATCGCATCAAGCTGGAAGCGGTCAGGAATATTCTGCACTTCATGCAGCTCGAATGGTCACATCCTGACCTTTCTTCGGTTCCGTGCAGCTTTTACGAGTTTCAGCTGCAACTGTACGATCAAATTCAGTTCGAGGAGCTACTAGCGACCGACGGTGGGATGGACATGAACGATGAGAGAATGAACGTGATTAGCGGCTGCCTTCAGCTGCTGTTGGGCATCTTTCGCATTAGCTTCATGCTGCGTCGGCGCGCGTTGTGCGATTTTGTGCTGCTCGTTCAGTTGGGAAGCGTAAACGATG acaaaatggcaaacaccATACGGCTTATGCGCACCTCCAGCGATATCGACTTCTGCCAGCTGCTTCAAGCTAACCTGGACACCGTACTCGAGCTATGGCTAACCAAAGGGAATCGGTTGCTGCATTTCCCGTTCCGTCTAGCGGGAAAGATCGCCACGATCGAAGAGTTTATCCAACTGttcaagaaaaacatttccttcGTCATACTCTGCATGCAGCCGGAACGGTTCGAACAGTTCTGCAAATCGATTGGCGTACAGCAGGCAGAAATGGTGAAG AGTATACTGCCGAAATGTGTTTCGTTCCTTCTGCCCAAGTACGCCAAATGTGAAGGGATGGCGCCCAAGTATGATGCAATAGCTAGTCGGATGCACAAAGCACTTGCCCCTATAATAAGCACGGTAGATCTTAAAGATTACGTGTCGGAAATTATCAAACACCTCACCCACCGATTGAACGATCACGTTGAGCTGGGCAAGCTGTTGGACCAGGACCTGCCAAGCTGCTTCGTTGCCGATCTGTCGCTTAGCAAAGCCACTTACTCGACGGCGCTCGAGCACCTGAAACAGTCGGTATGGGGATCGCAATCGTTCAAGTACACGCTGCTGAGcaatttgtgttttaaaaacagCTCACCAATTGAACGCACCCTAACGGATGTCAAACGCTGGCTTTGGGCGGCTGATGAACCGGAGCAGAAAATGGTACATCTCTTCCAGTACACGGTGTTTCTCGACCATCTGAAAGAGTACATCGGACAGCAGAAGGAACGCGCGTTCAAACCCTATCTCGTGCGAGATGTGGTGTATTTCCTGTGCAACTTGTTGTCCTCCTTTCCCGCCCTACGACTTGCCACGCTCAACAGCTTCGGGCGGTTCCTGGAGCACGTGGTCGCATCTAGCGATGCGTGCGAGCTGCTCTCGGAACATTTGCACTTCATAGTGTCATCATTGCTGGAGGTGGAAAATGTCGATCCGGCATCGGAGATTTCTCAAAAATCGCTAACTCTGCTACGGTTTCTGATCTTACAACACTCTGCCGCGTTTGCGGGTGCGATCGGTAAGCTGAATTATCTACCAAAGGACGAACGATTCGATCAGTTGCGGCTTGCTATATCGCGCCAAAAAACGATCGGTCATGAAAATGTGCTGCCAAGGGAAGAAATCGCGGCGCTGATTGAGTTGCCCAATTTAAGATACGAAGATTTGGCTGCGCTGAAGATTGTG ctcACCACCAAAAAGAAAGATCTAAAATTATTGTGCGATGAGCTGAGCGAGCAAAGCGCATCGTCGGGCGCTAATGGGGAAAGCGTGCTTCATCGGTTAGTCTACACTTTGCTGGAAGTTGTGCGCAGCTCCCCGTTCGACAAGCGATCGATGGAAGCTCTCCGATGTTTGAGTGAAATAGGACCGATCGATCTGGGAACAATGCTGTTAAAATCCGACGCAGAAATGATTGCTTACGATACG ATCAACAACTCGAAGGAAGCAATCGAACGATGTGCTGCGGTGCTGCTGAGCGAATTGAACGAGCTGATAACGAACAGAAACGTTCCGGTTGCAAACTACGCCTCACTGATTTGCTACAAAATGCTGTACGGAAAAACATTCCATGCTTTGGCGG CCAAACTACCAACACTGCACCCATTTTTGGGAACTTCTGCGGAAGAGATCAAACTCTTCACTCGTACCACCGGACGCAGTTTGTCGTTGCGGCCAATGCTTGCCAACGAACGGATCGAGTACAGCGCTTTTGTGCAGCAGCTGTCAGCCGCGTTGCTGTCATTTTTGGGAAATACGATGATTAAAAAGCTGGCCGAACAGGAAACGACATTCGTCGAGAAGCTTGTCCCTTTGCTGGTACAGATAACGATAAAGCAATTCGAAGAGTCAATCATCGATAGCATGGGCAGCTTT ATTAATGAGTTTTTCAACGAGTTCGCTGCCATTCAAAATGAGGTTCACAATATTTTCAATGACCCGAAAGCTATTCAACTGATGCTTACCATCGTGGAGTGTGTTCGGATACATAATCAATG CTTTCCACAGTACAAAATTTCCGTTAACTATCTACGAATCGCACAAGCGTCTCAATTCTGTCAGGCACACTTTAAAGCCATCCTGTATGGTGACCTCTGGTACCgggaggaagaggagcaaGGCAAGCATGATGCCAAACGACACCCGGAACTGCAAAACATAATGAAATCATGCCATTTGGCGATCGGCGTAAACGATGCAGTTAAATCATTCCTCAACCCAATCCAGGAACGGATGGAATATTACCGTCTAGAGCAGAATTACGCCAGATGCTTGGTTATGCAAGATGCAAGCACACCGTGGTCGCAAGATACCGCCCTGGACAGTGCGGGCACACAGAATGCCATCTTGCAAACACTGAAAGACTCCTCACTGTACGGTTTGGCTAGATCGTTACATGTCGCACCGCAACAGATTGATTACGAGTGTGCCTGGCGGCTGTCCGACTGGAATGTACTAGTCGACGCGGACGGCGGTGTTGGTCCCAATGTCCCGAAGAGAGCACCGGCTGCCGGTTCGAGCGCGCTGCTCCTACAGTCGCGATCCTTCGAGCGAGCGCATTACAAAGCGCTCAAGTGTTTGCAGCTGCGCGATGAACTCGCGGTGGAAAGTGCGATCGTGGCAGCGCAGCGTGCCGTTAGCGAACTTTTCAAGCTTACCAGCAtcgttgttattattgtttttaatcgTATGAACTGCGGAAACTGA
- the LOC121601203 gene encoding protein PAT1 homolog 1-like — protein MDSFFGFDTSLPEDISDEEEYDALNDETFGAADKGDWKDIHEHLVRLESCRNGGRTGSFLGEDEDDGGSSDNNNSESGRSSVVAQSIGDEFANKLWLDPSIWGSPAKVPAPVQPPYSDYRPSGTPFSALPPQQSAFRPPEPAHPIGGGGLPPKPPPSLPPGLFPPMKMLSVEDIERTIIQHQHQQNQHQSMLQKQMSQQQQQQQQQHQLHYHHNQFHQQQQQQTLQPFRTPAPVPAQPPPPVKARDHFTPAKEVKSMQPPIPMISSPVAAPPLRVPPALLTPPLSLLGARNAGPAALFPPGPSQDAEQREPSSAWFAARCSYGSPLQGFLGGPGPVQMGPPPPLPPRHPGPAPGGPPPFLMQRSPTPLPTNQFNQRLVQEIQQNHPLLAFNRQLAAASTLSVCGNGVNKAAPLVALPRAGFMKQQHHFQQQQQQRSRVGNGMPSSTAGGGQPEERDEYANMMSNRNKQWLIGIKLTQLNSDAPYFNDYYFTVYKQRLAAAKGEGDNRIYRENQLNHPFTQPEEHAQLLLLSLLSKNGKSGLLGTNRERRSSESRSNPNGGSEGKDGSAPTGGGRAYTPLQFQNSLGKLQCGSVIAPRKLIDADVMGSDQLNGNGVPALEPPPAAIQRKARHVLLLIETLYKLVLKLEDLGNPVAIEAMKALREKKMRKRTSSTGSGSGVACLSEAGAKIGNALIINPNW, from the exons ATGGATTCCTTTTTCGGCTTCGATACCAGTCTGCCGG AAGACATCTCGGACGAGGAGGAGTATGACGCCCTGAATGACGAAACGTTCGGTGCGGCGGACAAGGGCGACTGGAAGGACATCCACGAGCATCTCGTGCGGCTGGAAAGTTGCAGGAATGGGGGGCGAACCGGTTCCTTCCTTGGGGAGGATGAGGACGACGGGGGCAgcagcgacaacaacaacagcgagaGCGGCCGTAGCAGTGTGGTGGCCCAAAGCATTGGCGATGAGTTCGCGAACAAGCTATGGCTGGATCCGAGCATCTGGGGTAGCCCGGCGAAGGTTCCGGCTCCGGTGCAGCCACCGTACAGCGATTATAGGCCCAGCGGTACGCCATTTTCTGCCCTGCCACCACAGCAGAGCGCCTTTCGACCACCGGAACCGGCGCATCCGATCGGGGGAGGTGGCCTGCCGCCAAAACCGCCTCCCTCACTGCCACCGGGCTTGTTTCCACCCATGAAGATGCTGTCAGTGGAGGACATTGAACGAACCATCatccagcatcagcatcagcaaaatCAGCATCAAAGTATGCTGCAAAAGCAAatgtcacagcagcagcagcagcaacaacaacaacaccaactccATTACCATCACAACCAatttcaccagcagcagcagcagcagacactgCAACCATTCCGCACACCGGCACCGGTCCCggcccaaccaccaccaccagtgaaAGCTCGCGATCATTTCACACCCGCCAAGGAGGTAAAGAGTATGCAGCCGCCGATCCCGATGATCTCCTCGCCAGTAGCAGCACCACCGTTACGGGTACCACCGGCGCTGCTCACCCCGCCGCTTTCGCTGCTGGGCGCCCGAAACGCCGGCCCCGCTGCCCTGTTCCCGCCCGGACCGTCGCAGGATGCTGAACAACGCGAACCGTCTTCCGCTTGGTTTGCTGCC CGCTGCTCGTACGGTTCCCCGCTGCAAGGGTTTCTGGGTGGCCCCGGCCCGGTACAGATGGGTCCGCCACCGCCGCTACCTCCTCGCCATCCGGGACCAGCGCCGGGTGGGCCGCCGCCATTTTTGATGCAGCGCAGCCCGACGCCCCTGCCGACGAACCAGTTCAACCAGCGGCTGGTGCaggaaattcaacaaaaccaTCCGCTGCTCGCGTTCAACCGACAGCTCGCTGCGGCCAGCACGCTCAGCGTTTGCGGCAATGGCGTGAACAAAGCAGCCCCGCTAGTAGCCCTGCCAAGGGCGGGTTttatgaagcagcagcaccatttccagcagcagcagcagcaacgatccCGAGTAGGCAATGGAATGCCATCGAGCACTGCAGGCGGCGGGCAGCCAGAGGAGCGCGATGAGTACGCAAACATGATGAGCAATCGCAACAAGCAGTGGCTAATCGGGATAAAGCTGACGCAGCTCAACTCGGACGCACCCTACTTTAACGATTACTATTTCACCGTGTACAAGCAGCGGCTGGCAGCGGCGAAGGGCGAGGGCGATAATAGGATCTATCGCGAAAATCAGCTCAACCATCCGTTCACCCAGCCGGAGGAGCATGCCCAGCTGCTGTTACTGTCGCTGCTGTCGAAGAACGGCAAGAGCGGGCTGCTCGGCACGAACCGCGAACGTCGCAGTTCCGAATCCCGCTCCAACCCGAACGGCGGTAGCGAGGGAAAGGATGGCTCAGCGCCGACGGGTGGTGGTCGAGCGTATACCCCGCTCCAATTTCAAAATTCGCTCGGCAAGCTGCAGTGCGGTAGTGTGATAGCGCCGCGAAAGCTCATCGACGCCGACGTGATGGGCAGCGACCAGCTGAACGGAAATGGCGTGCCGGCACTTGAACCGCCGCCCGCCGCTATCCAGCGCAAAGCTCGCCATGTGCTGCTGCTTATCGAGACGCTGTACAAGTTGGTGCTCAAGCTGGAAGATCTCGGCAATCCCGTTGCGATCGAAGCGATGAAAGCGCTGCGCGAAAAGAAAATGCGCAAGCGaaccagcagcaccggcagcggcagcggtgtGGCGTGTTTGTCAGAAGCGGGCGCCAAGATTGGCAACGCATTGATAATTAATCCGAATTGGTAA